The following proteins are encoded in a genomic region of Oscillospiraceae bacterium:
- a CDS encoding HAD hydrolase-like protein: MNYSHIVWDFNGTILDDLWAGIMSENVLLRRRGMPEFKTLRQYYEVFCFPIKKYYENLGYDFNTECYEDVANEWMKEYTFFSGFSPIKSGVREAVEHFKILGLTQTIISMSEVEIMKRQIASFGITDYFNEILGLDNNLAHSKLELARGWKERIKPRKVLMLGDTTHDIETAEVLEADCVLIAGGHQSKESLLQCGVPVIDSAAELINNLL; encoded by the coding sequence ATGAACTATTCACATATCGTCTGGGATTTTAACGGCACGATTTTGGATGATCTCTGGGCGGGCATCATGAGCGAAAACGTCTTGCTGCGCCGCCGCGGAATGCCGGAATTTAAAACCTTGCGGCAATATTACGAGGTGTTTTGTTTTCCGATCAAAAAATATTATGAAAATCTCGGTTATGATTTCAACACGGAGTGCTATGAAGATGTCGCCAATGAATGGATGAAGGAATACACCTTTTTCAGCGGGTTTTCGCCGATTAAAAGCGGCGTACGGGAAGCGGTTGAACATTTTAAAATTCTCGGTCTGACGCAGACCATTATCTCGATGAGCGAGGTGGAGATCATGAAACGCCAAATCGCCTCATTCGGCATTACGGATTATTTTAACGAGATTCTCGGCCTTGACAACAATCTGGCACACAGCAAGCTCGAACTCGCCCGGGGATGGAAAGAACGTATCAAACCGCGAAAGGTCCTGATGTTGGGTGACACTACGCACGATATCGAAACCGCAGAAGTGTTGGAAGCTGACTGCGTCCTGATTGCCGGCGGTCATCAGTCAAAGGAAAGCCTTTTACAATGCGGAGTACCGGTCATTGATTCGGCAGCAGAACTCATAAACAATCTATTATAA
- a CDS encoding HAD-IIA family hydrolase, with amino-acid sequence MEFNLHDKKGFICDMDGVIYHGNRILEGVSDFIDWLNRNDKRFLFLTNSSERSPLELRQKLQRMGLDVGQEHFYTSALATASFIASQAPGCTAYAIGEAGLINALYDQGITINDVNPDYVVVGETRNYNYESIIRAVRYIQNGAKLIGTNSDLTGPSEGGIIPATRALISPIELATGKQAYFVGKPNPLMMRTGLKLLGCGNDETAIIGDRMDTDIIAGIESEIDTVLVLSGVTQREMIHTFAYSPKYIFENVGGIVHAARAD; translated from the coding sequence GTGGAGTTTAATTTGCACGATAAAAAAGGTTTTATATGCGATATGGACGGTGTCATCTATCACGGCAACCGGATTTTAGAAGGGGTGTCGGATTTTATTGACTGGCTGAACCGTAACGATAAAAGATTTCTCTTTCTGACCAACAGCAGTGAGCGGTCTCCTTTGGAACTTCGCCAAAAGCTCCAGCGGATGGGTCTCGACGTGGGTCAGGAACACTTTTACACCTCAGCGCTTGCTACAGCAAGTTTTATTGCGTCTCAGGCGCCCGGCTGCACGGCTTATGCCATCGGCGAGGCGGGATTAATCAATGCCCTTTATGATCAGGGCATCACCATCAACGACGTCAACCCTGATTATGTGGTCGTCGGCGAGACGCGAAATTATAATTATGAGAGCATCATCCGAGCTGTGCGGTATATTCAAAACGGGGCAAAGCTGATCGGCACCAACTCGGATCTTACAGGACCGTCCGAGGGCGGCATTATCCCCGCGACTCGTGCGCTGATCTCTCCGATTGAACTCGCCACCGGAAAACAGGCCTATTTTGTGGGCAAGCCGAATCCGCTGATGATGCGGACAGGTCTGAAACTGCTCGGCTGCGGCAACGACGAGACGGCAATCATCGGCGACCGGATGGATACCGACATCATCGCCGGCATCGAGTCGGAAATCGACACGGTTTTGGTATTGTCCGGTGTGACCCAGCGCGAGATGATTCATACATTTGCTTACAGCCCGAAATATATCTTTGAAAATGTAGGAGGAATTGTACATGCCGCGCGTGCCGATTGA